In the genome of Hevea brasiliensis isolate MT/VB/25A 57/8 chromosome 14, ASM3005281v1, whole genome shotgun sequence, the window ggtacgtACTCTATCTAAACTCAGAAACACCTAAAACGTAGTCTGAtatcaataaatgtaacacccctcacccatctacagtgtagccgagcaaggcatgtcacactcggtgctagagtaccttatcttatcttactttatccttttaaaaattttgaactcgttatattttaaaataaattaaattcataagagaaactgacggagtttcccctaattattaccatttggcgtgtctcgctatttacctgtttaaaaatctcgtataaatttttaataaaataatacatgATCTCTTCATCATCAACTAACATCCAATTCTTACAACTAATATTCATGCGTATCCATTCATGCGCAATTCGTAtatcaaaattatcaaattttattaatttacatgatttacaaactaattacataaattcataatttacaagatatacaaatcaACTACATATGAAagagttaatttattaaattacatcacatacatattaaatacatttTCATAACTTACATTACATTACAACATGATAACtagttataaaatacaaaatatattagtatgacctatatgggccctatttaTATACATTgccgaggaggtgacaaccttggacaCTTTTACAGAttcggactccaaaatctcattctagtatccactgggctttatcttcaataCCTATGTgaagaaacaatccatcgcgctatgcaattctgcttagtggtgcaataatacaacaaAGATATACtatataaataaagatagaaatgaagcataatttggataattaagaattaattatATTTCGTATGAAATTTAGTATATTAACTATCTTCTATCCTAATTTGCTCCTCTTtgaaagtgcttagtttataaatttacagtaataatatacaatatacaaataaacttaaatttatgcttataatattatgaaagatgtatttgtgctatttatttaagtaatatttattttgctAATCCTTTTATAACTTCACTCAATACTTTCTAAAtgttttggatcatttcataataattaaaattttattaaagctaatctagtttctttcttattcatatatttaattctcattattcttaacaaatttcactgcccaagtaacctatgacaggctgactaaactgtatAAACGAGTCCTTAGCATTGGACACCatagtgtctcgggccgtcatactatgggacgcaaaacgttaaccatgtatgcaatcaatatagctggCATTGGGCACtgcagtgcctcgggccatcataccatgggacgtaaatACAcaaaatgtcaaccacgtatgcaatcaatatggctaaaaagccatgataacaaatagttgagcatacaagcaataaatgcgagcataaagccttacgcagtactgctcaaacaattccctattggcatgccaatctatccaatctgacacacatgtctaagcAGTACAtgagcacattagtaccattaagtattaatatattttattatttcattacaaGTTCCActtataatttatagtattttaattctattaatagtagaagcataaatctccaaatctcatttctacataatttatgcattcatcatactatTCATGTTAattgcaattcacatcaattgatTTTCATgcaccatttgtacatcgaaatattttcgattctctcatgatgagaacgGCTAGCTCATTCACACATCTATGTGATTCATTtaattattacaatatttatattaattatcattcacattattacctcttatgtaccaattattgagcaaagtattATTATCCTATTTATAATAGAGACATAAGTCTTAATGAtaacttcatctcatttataccTTTGATTATCCATTCATgttaatttcttttaatatttcaagttgtattacttatgtattaTGAGTTCCATGTGCGATGGCAATGCAaatcctaactacctattcacataatttaagtgttcattaagttatttaggtgaattaccattcctattccaagtaatccatgaacatttcatggatttcaaattttaatacctTAATTTCCTTTAGCAATTTAGTTCTTGCATTTTGAGTCATtgtatttactatttacattactattcatataaaatattgactttttcataattagtaggtataccatttctaaacacatggtcataccacattttgggttacaaatttgttggcattggttgccaattgcaattcaaagttcCCTAGATGTATTTCCAAAATTTTAGCTTTGGTCATCTAAGTTTACTATTTaattggacctatctacagtgggaatttgactaaactttcttcatcaaagttgtttcttaatgtctctattttattttccctttttgaattactccatttggagttttatagctcaagttatggcatttttaccataactggccgaatggGTCAttgtccaaaatttctgggcaattttgggtcTTACAGTTTTGATAggctaactttggttagcaatttaaataggttatggtcataatttgggtttctgttcttcatgaaagttgttcttctatATCTAATCTTtcaatgggttcaagaatcaggtcatttggacctctctacccaaagttatggtcatttgaacaattactgttcatatagtcatttttccaggttCAGATTTTAGTTACCCAGATTCAAGCAGTTTTTAGGTTAGGTtagggtcagtttttgggcatggtctcttcatgaaaaatgtgaaaaattatcctaagtttcatctctaattagcctcacaccaattaggacaacctaactctacttatggctgtCTAACCTTGCTGGACTCATAAGTCCAGAAATCCTACAATGAAACAACACTCCCAATGCcaccattccacactactaccaacttcaAATCACATTCAAAACACTTCAAATAGTTCATAATGGATCTTAACATGATCAATTAATCAACatatcataaaattcccaaattttgtaccaaaccctaacttattaattttgcaATTTCATGTAACACATGCCAACCAACATCTAACTCAAATATACTCAGCAAAAATCACTTttaagcaatttaattcaaacaAATCAACAAATTCCAACCTCCTCCCATGGCTACCGAAATTATGGTTTTACTTACTCATAGTATTCTTTTCATTTTCAAGAAATTTTAACCTAATTtcacatgctaatcataattagtgcactaacctcttgtcacCCAAGTTTGATCTTGTAAAACTTTAAGAATTTCTTCAACTCTTGGCTGCCACTAGCTTCTTCAAAGTGTAGGGGTAATTTTTGGTGAAGacacttagaggttttgaagcaGGATTGgctaggaaatcaagctttctaGCTTAAAAAATGGTGGAGCATCCATGGAGTGGTTTGGCCATGgcttttgagaggaagaagatgacCACAATTTTGGTTTATTTGATTTCTTTTCATCTTTTTATATGTGCTTGTCTTATGTTAATTGGTTAGTAAATTTTTATTGCATCATCTTGTTGTCATGCTTATATAATAAAggttatttaaatttcatttcttttcttatttcctCTACTCATTTCCACTACACAAAttcttgatttttaatttatttttaaggttttATTGTCTCTCATTTTGaatgacatttaggttaaaattcaatCCGGAGGATgaaataatcaaaatgtcattcattttatttaatgggctaaaattatttttaccgatttgcataattttttttgtattttcttggcattctattatcatcaaaacctcagtaatccttcactcgagtcccaaataattattttactggGTTTCTCACTAATCTAGTATTGTCAACTGTCTTCACAGAAGCTTCCCATTAGAGTCACCCATTGCTgtagcttcggctcatttaattttattgcatttcttttcttaaattttttcttaatttttcttatcattatttaaattatttatgactcctcactctaatttaaatatagtttcaaATATTCTGGTTGTCCGGACAGATATTGGTcacgaaacagtagaacgtaaaTATAGTTAAATTTTCTTATAATTAGTAATGAtatttcaaataatttacatttaattagtttaataattttattcagATTTGATTAATGTAAATAATATTTTCTCTACTTATATTAgtcaaataattattgaaatttttataaattaacaatttttctttaaaaatttttgaattgacaataaaataaattagcaatctttttcttaaaaaaaattcatgctcaaatatttaatttaacatattattaaaaaattaattttttttaataaataattactatagtcaaattaaaatttgtattatacaaTCGATTTGTGATAAGTCGGATGAATTGAATAAGGAGtggaaaaataatttattaataaaaataaaaattcagttttaaattctataattaattaatttacaaattgGCGGAAAAAATACCATAAAATATAAAGTTTAACACTCAATTTCAATGTGAAATTCGTAAGTTTTTTAAAATACgaatgttaaaaaaataaaagtaaattaattaaccACTAGAAAAAGCgataatattttcaattttgtttaaaaaaatgattttacaattataattattattttataaaattctattttaaattataatataacaaaaattttaattaaataaaatttaaatacaattaaaataaaaagttttatatttatataacatttataattaaattttaattttttaataaaataaattttaaataaaaaaacctATCCAaccaattgaatttttttttattttttaaaataataactgTAACATTAATTTTTTAGCCAGTCAAAATAGAAGTTAATTTATCATTATCAAATTTACTCAAATACGAATAATTTTGCAATTCATGAATTTAcaagttttaataattttaaatttatataaactttaaaattaaagtaaataGTAAAAAACATATAATTATAAAAAGCATATTTCAGCAGAGCGAATCTCCCCTTTACACATTTATAGATGTTTCaatgaaatttattaaatatgtttTTAGTCCTAATGATTGATAGAAATGCCTGCACACGCAAATATATATATCCATCAAATAGATTTTCAAATTTTACACGAAAATATCCCCAGTAGTTATTGCCAATGTGAAGggttaaaagaaaagaaatctaTTAGAAGAAATAAGTTCAACCTCCAATTAACAATCGAATCAAATCACGGGATCAAATCAAAGCAGATTCTGGCACCACAACTCCTTTTAAATATACACATGGACTACACCAAGTAGTCATCTAACCGCGTATTGACGCCCGAGGGACAGCAGGTAAACCTAGTTCATCTTCAGCCTGTCCAACGTTAAAATCCACAAAATAGGAAAATTAGAAAGGGAAGATTCATGACAAGCCCAACATTTCTAACTCTGATTTTATATTCTTGAGGAAAACTAGTTTTTAGGTATGAAAAGAGAAGCTGCTCTCTTAAGCTGAATTTTATGTGCTCAAGTAAATTAGTTTAAGCCGCTCCCTTAAACTAATGCTAGAACATTTTCTTTGCCAATAAATTAACAATAAAAGAAATCAATAGCAATTATTATGACGATGCAAATTAATTGATGTAATCAAATATCCCTCTCCTAGCACTCATGCGACTATTAGAGTAAAACCTAATTTTTAAACTTAATGACACCCCAAACAAATTCAACTACAAAATCCATTATCCATAAGCAAATTGTTACAGCAGGAGAGCGAGAGTTAtggtttattttatttatttatcttttgGCACATGCAGATGCATTAACCAATAAACTAACCAAAGACTCAACAGCATTAGTATTTGGCAGCCGCTTCCACCAGCATCTAATCATCTTTCAATACAAcagaagaaaataaattaaatatcatATTTACCTGGGCATTATTTCTACCCACTGGTGCTGCTGCATGTCCTATTGGTGCCGAGGGCAAGTTGATTTCTGATTCCAGATCAGGTTCCTTATCAGGTTGGAGATAAGAAGGTACACCATCAGATTCAGTTTCCATTCCCATGTCTGCCTCCAATGCATCCAGTTCTGCATTGCAAAACAATAATATGATGTATACAAGTGCATGAAACATTTTTCTCTGAATTCATGCATTGATGTCTATTTTCAATTGACACCatggaagaaaagtgaaaaaaCTGGGAAAAGAAACTGTTAAATGCTGTTGAATTGATAGCATTGCATTTTTTTTTATACCAATGACATGATTAAGAAATTAATACATTTTATAGAAAGAGCAATTTACTCTGGCTTCCCATGAACATCAAATAGACAGGGGAAGTTACAACAAAAATTTGTAACATACCCAAAAACTAAGTACCAGATTGACGCTTTAGATGAAATCTGAACTTACCTCCCATGAGTTCATCCTCATCAATATCATCTGGAACATTATAGCTTCTACCCAGGGTCTCTTGGATTTCGTTACTCACATCCATCAAGTCCATCATCTCATCTTGCAAGGTCTGTGAAtgagggagggggggggggagaagagTAAACTATTTAGCACCATAAATTCCTTAAAGAAGTCAACATGAAAGCTATAAAGAGAATAGGAGCAGAAAAAATCAAGAGAGCACATACATCTATGTCTTGGATCTTCACAGTTTTCATCATTCCTTTCAACTCCTTGTTGGCAGATTTCAAAGCCGTCATctgacaagaaaaaaaaaacagatttaattaagaaaatcaTAGTTTAGTAGCCAGTATCATCAAAATGACCACAGGACAAATATCTCCTTCTAAAAAAATGGATATGCACCTTAAAGAAGGTATAGGAAGACattgaaaaatttaattgcatattTTACAAGTAATCCCTCCCTAGTCACATTTTCATTTCCTACCTCTCCCAAGGTAGGCAGCAGGTTCCAATCAGTGCATAGATACAGCTCCACCTTGACAGCCTTGCACCATGACCTTTTGTAGGCTACCATGAACATGAATATTTCAAGGTGAATACTGAATACCCCATAGCCCAATGCAACCATAGTTGATTTTGCATGTGATAAATCTTCATTGATGGGTGCAAAAGAGTTCCTATCATTTAATGTGAGTTccttgtaattttatttttatatgtaaaaTTTGGCATTAAGGTCTCaatttattactattattattattattattattattattattattaatgatctctttaataatagtcaaaatggtaatagcgtgaatatagattatagaacaatagaaaagaatgtgaattatactagaaggattagatctttagaagtaaagaaagcacataagagaatgaaagtggataaagcctgtggacccgataaaataccaattgaagtgtgaaaatatttgggagatatgggagtggcatggttaactaaattatttaataagattctaaactcaaagaaaatgcctgatgaatggaagaGGAGTAtcatagtacctatttttaaaaataagggagacatacagaattgctcaaactataggagaattaaactcatgagccatactatgaagttgtgggagagagttatggagcatcgactacgtcataatacttttatctctctcaatcaatttggtttcatgcccggtcgttcaactatagaagcgatttttctcattagaagcttgatggaaaaatatagagatgtgaagaaagatctacacatgatttttattgatttggagaaggcttataatAATGTTCCaaaagatgtcttatggaatgtgctagtacaaaagagggtatctattaggtacatacaactgttgaaagatatgtatgaaggagcaactactattgttcgcacggtgggaggggacacaagagattttccgatctcaattagattacaccaaggatcagccataagcccttacctttttacattagttttagatgaattgacgaaacatatacaagagagtattccttggtgcatgatgtttgcggatgatattgttctgatagatgagacacgagaaggagtcaatagaaagctagagctttggaaaaGTGCTCTAgcgtcaaagggttttaagttaagcagaacgaagacagaatacatgcattgcaagttcagtgaatggaatggtactgtcccaaagtaatcactttaaatatctaggctcagtccttcaagtagatgggggatgtgaggaggatgttagtcataggattaaagccgcatggttgaagtggagacgtgccacgggagttttatgtgatcgtaagattcccaataagttgaaaggaaaattttaccgtacagcgatatgaccggctatgttatatggtagtgagtgttaggcactgaaagagtcgtatacgtctaagataagagttgcagagataagaatgttaaggtggatgagtagccatactagactagataaagtccgtaatgagagtattagagaaaaggtaggagtggtgccaattgaagataagttgagagaagagattgaggtagtttggtcatgtgaagcgtagacatacggaggttccagttagacaaatagagcacattaggttagaagatagaaagaaaaaaaaaggagtagacctaaattgacttggaggagagtagtacaacatggcctagaagcattacacatttctgaggatttaacccaaaatcatttagagtggagaaagcgaattcatatagccgaccccaaatttttgggatataggcttagttgagttgagttgagtattattattattattattcaaataaaataactcttttatatttaatttagggACATTTGGACTGGCAGCTGCAATTGGCTATTAGTTGCTAATGTTAGTGATTAGATGTTGATTAGCTATTATTAGCTAGCACTTTATTGTAAACTATTTGATTAATTAGCGACTGCATAAAATGACAACTATCAACATTTATTTAATCATTTAATGccagttaattaaaaaaaaagatttatttatttaattgatcaATCAACTGACTTAGATTACAaaacaaacaaaaatgaaaggatTGATGCACAATGATAACAGGAAGTAACACATCAGAAGAAAATTTGGTGACTATTTCTCTCCCACTGCAAGTTGATGAAGAGGGACAATGGTCCCATGTCAATGCTTTTCAAAGAATGGGGCACTAGTTAAAGGTTAATAAAATTTTAGGTTGAAAAGGTGCTAAGATAGGAATCTGAATATTGTGATTGAGATTAAATCCCTAAAATCAAGGGATTTCTAGATTAGGATAATTGTATTTTTCCTCTTTAGATTCTTTGAAATTGTATATATCTCCCATATAGGCTAGAGGGAATAATCAAGCCATTTTCCTTGAACCTTCTCTCTTCCTAAATTTCTACAAAAGGGATGGACTACTCCACTTTCATAAATGCATGTAAGGGCCAAGTCTTGCACCATAAAATTTCAAATACGCAGGAGGACAATGGTGATGCACTAATCAAAATGGTAAATTACATTTATCCTACCATGAATTACATTTAAAGTGCAGCCAGAGTTTATAAGATAGCTTCATGTAATATTGATAGCAGCTCAAGGAAACAGTATGCAGCCCTTTTCAAGTATTTTATCtgaaaataaatttgaaaatgatGAAAAAGTTTTAGGACATACAGTTTGCTGAGCATCTTTAATACCCTCAGAAGCAAAAGCAACTTGATCAAGGTTGAACGTTTGGTTGTAAAGCATGTCCCGTTGTCCTTCATACCTGCCCAATAGTTTTCCGGATTTTATAAATAAAGGAATACAAGAATACATATAAAAAAGCCATATAATATGGTCCTAGtagtaaaatatgaaaaattaatcaaTGCTACTTCATCAATCAAGATATCACAAA includes:
- the LOC110654743 gene encoding vacuolar protein sorting-associated protein 60.2 — translated: MRRVFGVKKDKEPPPSIQDASDRINKRGDSVDEKIKKLDAELTRYREQIKKTRPGPAQEAIKARAMRVLKQKRMYEGQRDMLYNQTFNLDQVAFASEGIKDAQQTMTALKSANKELKGMMKTVKIQDIDTLQDEMMDLMDVSNEIQETLGRSYNVPDDIDEDELMGELDALEADMGMETESDGVPSYLQPDKEPDLESEINLPSAPIGHAAAPVGRNNAQAEDELGLPAVPRASIRG